A stretch of DNA from Cellulomonas xiejunii:
CCACGGTGCGTGACCAGGTCGGCGCGGACCTGCGGACCGCCAAGATCAAGGCGACCGTCACCGGCCGCCCCAAGCACTACTACTCGATCTACCAGAAGATGATCGTGCGCGGCCGTGACTTCACGGACATCTACGACCTCGTGGGCGTGCGCGTCCTGGTCGACACGGTCCGCGACTGCTACGCGGCCCTCGGTGCGCTGCACGCGCGATGGAACCCGGTCCCCGGCCGGTTCAAGGACTACATCGCGATGCCCAAGTTCAACCTCTACCAGTCGCTGCACACGACGGTGATCGGTCCGGGGGGCAAGCCCGTCGAGATCCAGATCCGCACGCACGACATGCACCGGCGCGCGGAGTACGGCGTCGCGGCGCACTGGAAGTACAAGGAGACCACCAAGAGCAACGGGCCGCAGGACGCCGCGGGCAACGACATGACGTGGCTGCGACAGCTCGTCGACTGGCAGCGGGAGACCGCTGACCCTGCGGAGTTCCTCGACCTGCTGCGCGACGAGATCGCGGGCGCCGAGGTCTACGTCTTCACCCCCAAGGGCGACGTGCAGGCGCTCCCGGCCGGCTCCACGCCCGTGGACTTCGCGTACGCGGTGCACACCGAGGTCGGGCACCGCACGATGGGCGCGCGCGTCAACGGGCGGCTCGTGCCGCTGGACTCGACGCTCGAGAACGGCGACGTCGTCGAGGTCTTCACGTCCAAGTCCGAGACGGCCGGGCCCAGCCGTGACTGGCTGGCGTTCGTCAAGAGCCCTCGCGCGCGCAACAAGATCCGTCAGTGGTTCACCAAGGAGCGGCGCGAGGAGGCGATCGAGCACGGCAAGGACGCCATCGCCAAGGCGATGCGCAAGCAGAACCTGCCGATCCAGCGTCTGATGTCGCACGAGGCCCTCGTCGCCCTCGCGAACGAGATGCGCTTCGCGGACGTGTCCGCCCTGTACGCGGCGGTCGGTGAGGGGCAGGCGTCGGCCGCGTCGGTCGTGCAGCGCCTCGTGCACTCGCTCGGGGGCGAGCCGGCCCAGGAGGAGGACCTCGCCGAGGCCGCACGCCCGGGAGCCACGGGGCGCCGCGTGCGGTCGGGCGACCCGGGTGTCGTCGTCAAGGGCGTCGAGGACGTGTGGGTCAAGCTGGCGAAGTGCTGCACACCCGTGCCGGGCGACGACATCATCGGGTTCGTCACGCGCGGCGCGGGCGTCTCGGTGCACCGCACCGACTGTCTGAACGTGGACGCGCTGCGGCGTCAGCCCGAGCGGATCGTCGACGTGGAGTGGACGCACACCAGCTCGCAGCTCTTCCTGGTGCAGATCCAGGTGGAGGCGCTCGACCGCAGTCGCCTGCTCTCGGACGTGACGCGAGTCCTGTCCGACCACCACGTCAACATCCTGTCGGCGTCGGTGTCGACGTCGCGGGACCGGGTCGCCCTGTCCCGCTTCGTGTTCGAGATGGCCGAGCCCTCGCACCTCACGTCGGTGCTCAGCGCGGTCCGCAAGGTCGAGGGCGTGTTCGACGTCTACCGCGTCACCGGGTCGCGGGGAGCCGAGGAACCCGCGATCCGCGCCTGACCGGGCTCGACCCTCCCGCGCGCCCTCCGCCTCTGGCGCGCCAGGACGTTCACACCAGGCGCAGCGTCACGCGCGCCGCCCGCAGACCACGGCCCGGGGCGTGCGCCTCGATGCGACGCCGCGCGTCGTCGGGGTCCAGGCCCTGCGTGACCAGGGCGCGCAGCACCGGCACCGCCGTGTGCGGGTGCACCCACCGGGCGACGTCCACCGCGGTACGCGTCAGGGTGGTGACGAGCACGCCACCCACGGTCAACAGGTCCTCGTCGACGAGGTCCGCCTCGGCGGACACGCGGTGCGGGTGCGGCCGGGGCCGGCGCGCACCGGAGCGGACGAGCACCGTGACCCGGTCCGGTGGCGTACCGCCCGCGTGGACCCACGCCGCGGAGAGGCGCCCGACGACGCCGCGCCGGGGCACGAGGGGAGCGAAGGCGCTCGCACGCAGCGCCCGGTCCTCGGGTGTGCCGGTGACGCGCGCCGTGTCCCGCCACAGGTGCACGAGGGCGCCGTCGAGGTGCAGGCCCGTCCAAGCCCAGGGCGGGACGTCGTCGCGCCGCACGACGTCCGGCCCCGGTGCGGCGACGCGCGGACGCAGCCGGTGCAGGGGTGCCGGCGTCGTCGTGGTGTCGCAGAGCGTCATGGACGCCAGGATGCCCGCCCGCGTCCCCCTGCGGGGAGCGGACGGGCATCCTGTGGACGGACGGGCGCCCAGGTCAGCCGCGGGCGTCCTGCGCGGCGCGCTGCACCTGCTCGAGCCAGGCGCGACGTGCGTCGAGCGCGGCCTGCGCCTCCTTCACCCGGCGCTGGTCCCCGGCGGCCTGCGCGGCCTCGAGGTCGGCCTCGAGACCGGCGATCGCCTGCTCGAGCTGGGCCGCCGCTCCCTCGGCGCGCGCACGCGTCTCGGGGTTGCTGCGACGCCACTGCGCCGAGTCGGCGTCGCGCACCGCGCTCTCGACGGCGCGCATCCGGCCCTCGACACGCTGCACGTCGGCGCGCGGCACCTTGCCCGCGGCGTCCCAGCGGTCCTGCAGGGAACGCAGCGCGGCCTTCGCGGCGCCGAGATCCCGCACGGGCAGCAGGGCCTCCGCCTCGACGAGCAGCGCCTCCTTGACCTGGAGGTTCGCGCGGAACTCCTCGTCGATGGCCTGGTTGGCAGCGTCACGCGCCGCGAAGAACGCGTCCTGCGCCGCCCGGAACCGGGCCCACAGGGCGTCGTCGACCTGGCGGCTCGCCCGTCCGGCGGCCTTCCAGCGCGTCATGAGGTCACGGAAGGCCGCGGACGTGGCACCCCAGTCGGTGCTCGTCGCGAGCCGCTCCGCGTCGGCCACGAGCTGCTCCTTGACGGCCTTCGCTTCGGAGTTGCGCGACTCGAGCTCGGCGAAGAAGTGCCGACGCTCGCGGTCGAACGTGGTCCGTGCGTGGCTGAACCGCTTCCAGAGGGACTCCTCGGTGGGGCGGTCGATGCGCGGTCCGGACCGCTGGGCGTCCTTCCACTGGTCCAGCAGCGTGCGCAGCTGCTCGCCGGCCGGACGCCACTGGATGCGGGACGGGTCGGTCGCGGCGATCTTCTCGGCCTGCTCGACGATCTGCGTCCGTGCGGCGACCGCGGCCTCGCGAGCGGCGGCGCGCTCGGCGTCCGCCTGCGCGCGACGCTCGGCGGCACGGGCTCGCAGGCCCTCCAGCCGCGCACGCAGCGCATCGAGGTCACCCACGGCGGCCGGTTCGGCGAGCTCCTCCGTGAGCCGTGCGAGCGTCTGGTCGATCTCCTTGACGGACAGGTCCGTGGCGGACAGCCGAGCGTCGAACAGCGCGACCTTCGCCTGCAGGTCCAGGAACCGCCGGACGTACAGCGCGAGCGCCTCCGGGGCACTCGCGCCGGGGAACTGCCCGACGACGCGCTCGCCCGCGGCCTCGACGACGTGCACGGTGCCGTCCTCGTCGACACGCCCGAAGGTCGCGGCGTGCGCCGCCGCGGCCTCCTCGTCGGGGGTCGGGACCGGCACGACCGGGCCGGACGGGGACGCGGCCACCGCGGACGGGCGCGGCAGGGGACGGGGGACCGGTCGCATCGCCGCCGGCGACGGGCGCGGAGCGGGTGCGGGCGCCGGTGCGTCGGCGTCCGGTGCGGGGCTGGGCGCCTCGTCACCCGACGGCGCCTCGTCACCCGACGGCGCCACGTCACCCGACGGTGCCTCGGTGCTCTCGGTCGCGGGTGCCTCGGGCGCGTCCGAGGCCGGGGCCTGCGGTGCGTCGTCGGTAGCGTCCGGCGCCGCGTCCTGCGGTGCGTCGGTCCCGGTGATGTCGGAGGTCGTCTCGCTGACCTCCGGTGCCGCGTCCTGAGCCGCAGCGGCATCCGTGCCTGCGTCGTCGACCGGCGGTGTCCCTGCCTCTGCGGGGACCTCCGTGGTCGAGGCGTCCGGCTCGTGCGCGGTGTCCTGCGGCGCCGGTGCGACGTCGGCGACGTCGGCCGCCGCCTCGGGTGCGGGCGCGTCGGTGACGCCGGCGGACGTGTCCGCCGGGTCGCCCGCGAGGGGGGGAGCCTGCTCGGCGTCGTCCGTGGACGACGTCGTCGGGTGCTCGGTCACTGGATCTCCACTCCCTCGATGGTGACGTCGGTGACCGGACGTTCGCTGCCGTCCTGGGTCCCCGCGTCAGCGATGGCCTTCACGACGTCCAGACCGGACGTGATGTGGCCGAACACGGTGTAGCCGCCCGCCGCGTCTGACGGGATCTGCGAGTCCTCGTAGACGAGGAAGAACTGGGAGCCCATCGACTCGGCGTCGCCGCCGATCCGGGCCATGGCGATCGTGCCGGCCGGGTACACGTCGTCGGCCGGCGCGTTCTCGACCGGCCCCCACGAGTATCCCGGGCCGCCGGTGCCGGTGGCGGTGGGGTCACCGCACTGCAGGACGTAGATGCCCTGGGGCACGAGCCGGTGGCAGATCGTGTCGTCGAAGTACCCCTCGGCCGCGAGCGTCACGAAGTTCGCGACGGCCTGCGGCGCGGCCTGACCGTCGAGCTCGATGCCCACGTCACCCGCGGACGTCGTGATGGTCCCGGTCCACGTCCGGTCCTCGGCCAGGGTCGCGTCCGGCACGACGCCGCCGTTGCCGGTGCGCGGGGGGTACGTGGCCGGCGCAGCCGGGGCGGTGGCGTCGCCGTCGGTCGGTGCGGCCGTCTGCTGGTCCGCGTCGCGGGAGAGGTTCACGACGGCGACCGCGCCCAGTCCCAGCGCGAGTACCGCGACGACGCCGCCGGCGACCACGCGCGTGCGCCGCTGCCGGGCGCGCTGCGCCTGGAGCTGACGTTCGTGCAGCTTCTCGTACCGACGGCGCTCGTACTCGCGCTCGCGCTTCGAAGACACCGCTCTCCTCGTCTCGTCGTGCCCGCGCGTACGGCTCCGTCGTTCCGGAGCACCGCCGCCGTCAGGCCTGCGACCGGCGGACACGTGCCGGACCCCGGACAGTCTAGGCAAGGCGAGGGCCTCGTCGCGCACGTACGGCACGGGCGCGCGCGGCGTGGCGCCGCCGTGACCTCGGCTCCGGTGCGTCCGCTCGTCTAGCGTGCGGTGCATGGAGCTCCTCACGGTCGTCGCGCCCGTCTTCGCCACCCGGTGCTCGGTGCTCGTCGCGCAGGACGGCGCGTGCGTCGTGGTGGACCCCGGCGCAGGGGCAGGGGCGCAGGTCCGGGCACTCGTCGAGGCCCGGCGGCTGACACCGCGTGCGGTGCTCGTCACGCACGGGCACGCCGACCACACGTGGGACGCGCCCGCCCTGTCGAGGGAGCTGGACGTGCCGGTGCTGCTGCACGCGGGTGACGCCTACCGGCTGGACGACCCGTTCGGGACGCTCGGCGTCCTCGACCCGCGGCACGACCCCTCCGGTCCGCTCGCACAGGCGCTGCGTGCCGCGGGGGTCGACGTCGCGTCGTGGCGCGCCCCGGAGCGCGTCGAGCCGTTCGGCGCTGCCGCGGCGGGGCGCACACCCGACGTCGAGCTCGACCTCGGTGGGGTCCGGGTCCTCGCGCGGCACGCGCCCGGGCACACGGAGGGCTCCACGATGTACCTGTTCGACGGGGGCGAAGCCGACCCGGTCGTGCTGTCCGGCGACGTCCTGTTCGCCGGCGGGATCGGGCGGACCGACCTGCCGGGCGGGGACCCGGCGGCGATGGCGACGACCCTGCGGGAGGTCGTCGCGACCCTGCCGCCGGCGTCGCGTGTGCTGCCCGGGCACGGCCCGGCGACGGACGTCGCCACCGAGCTGGCGACCAACCCGTACCTGCCCCGCGCGCGCTGAGCGCCGGCCGGCGCCTCGCGCCTCGCGCCTCGGCGTGCGAGGCGTGCGTGACGTGGGCGCCGGTCTGGGATCATCGACACCATGGCGCGTCCCACACCCCTGTCCGGATTCCCCGAGTGGCTGCCTGCCGGGCGCATCGTCGAGCAGCACGTGCTCGACGTGCTGCGTCGTACCTTCGAGCTCCACGGCTTCGCTGGCATCGAGACGCGTGCCGTCGAGCCGCTCGACCAGCTCCTGCGCAAGGGCGAGACCTCGAAGGAGGTCTACGTGCTGCGGCGCCTGCAGGAGGACCCGCAGGCGGGTGACGCGGACCGCGCAGGTCAGCTCGGTCTGCACTTCGACCTGACGGTGCCCTTCGCGCGGTACGTGCTGGAGAACGCGGGGCACCTCGCCTTCCCGTTCCGGCGCTACCAGATCCAGAAGGTCTGGCGCGGCGAGCGGCCGCAGGACGGCCGGTTCCGCGAGTTCGTCCAGGCCGACATCGACGTCGTCGGCGCCGGTGCGCTGCCGTACCACTACGAGGTCGAGCTGCCGCTGGTCATGGCCGACGCCCTGGGCGCGCTGCGGGACCTCGGCGTCCCGCCCGTGCGGATCCTGGTGAACAACCGCAAGGTCGCCGAGGGCTTCTACCGCGGCCTCGGCCTCGACGACGTCGAGGCCGTGCTGCGCGGCATCGACAAGCTCGACAAGATCGGCCCGGACGGCGTCGCGGAGCTGCTGGTCGGCGACGCCGGCGCTACGCCGGAGCAGGCCGCCGCGTGCCTGGAGCTCGCGGCCGTGCGGGGCGAGGACGCCTCCGTCGTCGACCGTGTCCGCGCGCTCGCCGAGCGTCACGGCGCGTCCACCGAGCTGCTCGAGGAGGGCCTCGGCGAGCTAGGTGCGCTCGTGAGCGCCGCAGCGGAGCGGGCGCCGGGCGTCCTGGTGGCGGACCTGAAGATCGCCCGCGGGCTCGACTACTACACCGGCTCGGTCTACGAGACCGTGCTCGTCGGCCACGAGGACCTCGGGTCCATCTGCTCGGGCGGGCGGTACGACACCCTCGCGTCCGACGGCAGCCAGACCTACCCGGGTGTGGGCCTGTCGATCGGGGTGTCCCGGCTGGTCTCGCGCCTGCTGTCGGCGGGTCTCGTGCGCGCGACGCGCTCGGTGCCCACGGCGGTGCTGGTCGCGGTCACCTCGGAGGAGCGTCGCACGGCGTCGGACGCCGTCGCCGCGGCGCTGCGGGCGCGCGGCATCCCCACCGAGGTCGCGCCGAGCGCCGCGAAGTTCGGCAAGCAGATCAAGCACGCCGACCGCCGGGGGATCCCGTTCGTGTGGTTCGTCGGCGACACGGACGACGACGGCGCACCCGCGCAGGACGAGGTCAAGGACATCCGGTCGGGCGAGCAGACGCCGGTCGACGCGTCGACGTGGACGCCGCCCGCCGAGGACCTGCTGCCGCGCGTCGTCGCCGCCGGCTGACGCACGCGGTGCCCCGAGGGGCCGGCCCGGTCGTGGTGCGGCCGTGCCGGCCCACGCCTAGCGTGGCGGAGTGCCCACCGTCGCGTCCGACGTCGCCCCGGCGCCCGTCGTCCTCGACGGGCACATCGCGGGCGCCGGCTCGGCGCACGGCACGCGGCTCGTGGTCGGGCGGTGGCGACGCTCACCGCTCGGCGGGTTCGCCGACGTCATGGTCGAGCAGCCCGACGGCACGCGGGTGCTGCTGGCGCCACGCAGCGACGTGGCGGACCTCGTCACGCGGCTGTACACCTTCGACGCCGTCCACGTGGTGCCCGTGCGCGTCGTCGCCGACGCGAGCTCGCGCACGTGGACGGTGGTCGCCGGGCCCCTGCGCGCACGCCTGACCATCGGGGCGCGCACACCGGTCGGGGCACTGCTCCGGCTCGTCCCTCCGGTCGTCGTACGCGCCCGCGCGACCGCCGGCGTCGTCGACGCGCTCGCGGGTGCGCTCGTCCCGGGTGTGCGCACGCGCGGCCGGGGCCGCGACGGTTCGTCGCAGGTGTACGCCGCGCGCGACCAGCACGCGCTCGTGGCGCTCGACGCGCACTGGGGTGAGCGCTCCCTCGGCGACCTGGCGCGCGTCGACCCGCCCGTGCGCTTCGGCTTCTCGTCGGTGCCCGCGGCCCCCGCCGTCACGGCGGTCCGGGTCACGGTCGTCGCGCCACCTTGACCCCGGCTCGAACACGTGTTCGAATCGCTGGGTGCGGTGGGACGGGCAGAAGGTCGACGCGGGGGAGGGCGACGCCCTGCCCGGCCTCGACCTGCGCACCCTGCCCGGGCTGGTCCGCAGCGTCCGCACGCCCGACTTCGCCGGCGTCACGTTCCACGAGGTGCTCTCGCGCACCGCGCTCAACCGCGTCCCCGACGCCTCGGCCGTCCCGTTCCGGTGGACCGTCAACCCCATGCGCGGCTGCCTCCATGCGTGCACCTACTGCCTCGACCCGAGCACGTCGATCCTCATGGCGGACGGGCGTCAGCGGGCGCTCGCCGACCTCCGTGTCGGTGACCAGATCGTCGGGACGCGTCTCGTCGGTCGCTATCGCCGGTACGTGGCCACCGAGGTCCTCGGCCGCATCGAGTCGGTCAAGCCGGCCTATCGCGTCCGCCTGGCGGACGGGACCGAGATCATCGCCAGCGGTGAGCACCGCTTCCTCACCGAGCGTGGCTGGAAGCATGTCACCGGGCCCCTTCACGGCGCCCTGCAGCGGCCCTACCTGACGGGGAACAACTCCCTCGTGGGCTTCGGCCGCGGCATCGTCGACGGCGCGTGGGACCAGTGGGAGTCGCATGACGACTACCGCCGCGGGTACCTCGCGGGCATGATCCGGGGCGACGGGATGATGCTGCGGCGGACGTACCGCCGAAGATCCGGCGCGGCGAACAACGTCACGATGTTCCGGCTGGCGCTTGCCGACGTCGAGGCCCTCGACCGCACTCGCCACTACCTGGAGCACTTCGGCGTGGCGACTCACCGACGTCCATTCGTCGCGGCGACGCCCACGCGACGTGCCCTCGATGCGATCTTCACGTCACGCGCCGCCGACTTCGAGCGCATCGTCGAGCTCATGGCGGTGCCGGACGACCCGGCCTCCGCGTGGCACGCGGGTTTCCTCTCCGGTGCGTTCGACGCGGAAGGGAGCTGCTCAGGCGGCATCGTGCGCATCAGCAACAAGGACGAGGTGTACCTGGCTGCTGTCGAGGCAGCGTTCGCCTCGCTCGGTCTCGAGACGGTGCGGGAGGGGCCCAACGCGATCGGTGTCCAGACGGTCCGGCTCCGGGGCGGTCGCCCCGCGGTCGGCCGGTTCTTCGCCGCGGTGCAACCGGCCATCACACGCAAGCTGCAGATCGTCGGGCGGGCCGTCAAGAGCACCGCAGACCTCCGCGTCGTCGAGATCGAACCCTTGGGCGCACCGGTGCCGCTGCTCGATATCACCACAGGTACGGGGGACTTCGTGGCCAACGGTGTCATCGCGCACAACTGCTTCGCCCGCGGCACGCACCGCTACCTCGACCTGGACGCGGGCAAGGACTTCGACACGCAGATCGTGGTGAAGACCAACGTCGCCGAGGTGCTGCGCGCCGAGGTGGCCCGCCGGTCGTGGGCGCGCGAGCACGTGGCGCTCGGCACCAACACCGACCCGTACCAGCGCCCGGAGGGGCGCTACACGCTGATGCCCGGGATCATCGAGGCGCTCGCGGGCTCGGGGACGCCCCTGTCGGTGCTCACCAAGGGCACCCTGCTGCGACGGGACCTGCCGCTGCTGGCCGCGGCGTCGCACGACGTGCCCGTGTCGCTCGCGGTGTCGATCGCCGTGCTGGACGAGGAGCTCCAGCAGCAGCTCGAGCCCGGCACGCCGACCGCCCGGGCGCGGCTGTCGTTGGTGCGGGCGATCCGGGACGCAGGCCTGCCCGTGCAGGTCCTGGTCGCGCCCGTCCTGCCGTGGCTCACCGACTCGACCGACCACCTGGACCGGCTGCTCGGTGCCGTCGCGGACGCGGGCGCCCAGCGCGCCACCGTCATGGCGCTCCACCTGCGACCCGGCGCGCGCGAGTGGTTCCTCGCGTGGCTGACGCGGGAGCGTCCGGAGCTCGTGGCGGGGTACGGCCGGGTGTTCCGGGGCGGGTCGTACGTGCACGGCGAGTACCGCGCATGGCTCGACGCGCGCGTCCGGCCGCTGCTCGCGAAGCACGGCCTCGACCGGCCGCAGCCGGACGCGGAGGGAGTGCGCTGGGCCCGCCGGGACGGCGACGCCCACCCGGCAGCGGCGCAGCTCCAGCCCGCGCTCTTCTGACCGTCGTCGCGCGGTGGGGGCAGCGTCCGCGTCGCCGATCCCGCGTGGGCCGGCCCCGCGGGCGCACCTATGATCGTCATGCGCCCGCCCGGGCGCTGACCCCCGACCTGAAGGACCTTCCGTGCTGCGCACCCACACCGCCGGCTCGTTGCGTGCCGAGGACATCGGCACCACCGTCACCCTCACGGGCTGGGTGGACCGGCGCCGCGATCACGGCGGCGTCGCGTTCGTCGACCTGCGGGACGCCTCGGGCATCGCCCAGGTCGTCATCCGCGACGAGTCCGTCGCGCACGGCCTGCGCGCCGAGTACGTCCTGCAGGTGACCGGTGAGGTCGGTCGGCGCCCCGCGGGCAACGAGAACCCGAACCTCGCGACGGGTGAGGTCGAGGTCGTCGCGCACGAGGTGGTCGTGCTCAACGAGTCCGCACCGCTGCCCTTCCAGGTCTCGGCGTCCGTCGACGAGCCCGTGGGCGAGGAGGCGCGGCTGCGCTACCGGTACCTCGACCTGCGCCGTCCGGCGCCGGCGCACGCGATGCGGCTGCGCGCGCAGGTCAACCGCGCCGCGCGGACGGTGCTCGACGAGCGCGGCTTCGTCGAGGTCGAGACCCCCACCCTGACGCGGTCCACGCCCGAGGGGGCGCGCGACTTCGTCGTCCCGGCCCGGCTGGCACCCGGCAGCTGGTACGCGCTGCCGCAGTCCCCGCAGCTGTTCAAGCAGCTGCTCATGGTCGGCGGGCTCGAGAAGTACTACCAGATCGCCCGCTGCTACCGCGACGAGGACTTCCGCGCGGACCGGCAGCCGGAGTTCACGCAGCTCGACGTCGAGGCGAGCTTCGTCGACCAGGACGACGTCATCGAGCTGGCCGAGGCCGTCCTGACGTCCCTGTGGGAGCTCATCGGGTACACGATCCCGACGCCGATCCCGCGCATGACGTACGCCGACGCCATGCGCCGGTACGGCACCGACAAGCCGGACCTGCGGTTCGGGCTCGAGCTGACCGACCTCACGGAGTACTTCGCCGCGACGCCGTTCCGGGTGTTCCAGGCGCCGTACGTCGGGGCCGTCGTGCAGCCCGGTGGTGCGAGCACGCCGCGCCGCGGCTTCGACGCGTGGCAGGAGTGGGCGAAGCAGCGCGGTGCCAAGGGCCTCGCGTACGTCACCGTCGGCGAGGACGGCGAGCTCGGGGGACCGGTCGCCAAGAACATCACGGACGAGGAGCGGGCCGGGCTCGCCGCGGCCGTCGGCGCGCAGCCCGGGGACGCCGTGTTCTTCGCCGCCGGCAAGATCACCGAGGCGCGCGCCCTGCTCGGTGCCGCACGCCTGGAGATCGGCCGCCGCGGTGGGCTGATCGACGAGGACGCGTGGTCGTTCGTCTGGGTCGTCGACGCGCCGCTGTTCAAGCCGACCGGCGAGGACGACGACGTCGCGGTCGGCGGCGGCGCCTGGACCGCTGTGCACCACGCCTTCACGTCGCCGACACCGGAGTGGATCGATCGCTTCGAGGAGGCGCCCGGGGAGGCGCTGGCGTACGCCTACGACATCGTCTGCAACGGCAACGAGATCGGTGGCGGGTCGATCCGTATCCACCGCCGCGACGTCCAGCAGCGGGTGTTCGAGGTCATGGGGATCGGGCCGCAGGAGGCGCAGGAGAAGTTCGGCTTCCTCCTGGACGCGTTCGCGTTCGGTGCGCCGCCGCACGGCGGGATCGCGTTCGGCTGGGACCGGATCGTCACGCTCCTGACACGCTCGGACTCGATCCGCGAGGTCATCGCGTTCCCGAAGTCCGGCGGGGGGTACGACCCGCTCACCGGTGCGCCGGCCCCGATCTCGCCCGAGCAGCGCCGCGACACGGGCGTCGACGTCAAGCCCAAGCCGGCGCCGAGCGCCGCCGTCCAGGACTGACGGGCGGGCCTCGGGTGGCCGCACGACTCCTCGAGCGCCTCCCGCCCGTGCTGCGGGAGCGGCGTGACGTCCTCGACGGGCGGGAACGCTGGGCCGCCGCGTCCGTCGTCGCGCAGGACGACGCGGCGGTCGTGCTCGTCGTCGACTCGCCCGACGGCGACATCCTGTGGGCGCTCGGGGACGTCGAGCAGCTCGGGCGGCTCGTACCCGACGCGCTCGTCGGGCACGGGGGCGGGCTGCGGTGGGCCACGGTGCCGCGGGCTGTCGAGGTGCCCGCCGAGGCGCTGGCCGCGGCCGGCATCCGCCGGCAGACCACCTGGGACCGCTTCACGACGGACGCGCTGCCGCCGCCGCAGCCGGGGGAGGACGCCGTGGTCGCGCTCGACCCCGTGCGTGACGCCGCCGCGATCAACGCCTGCCTCGACGTCGGTCACCCCACGACGCGCGACCGACCCGGCGCCCCGGACGACGCGGGGTGGTGGGGCGTCCACGGCGAGGGCGGCGACCTCCTCGGCGTGCTGGGCGTCACCACCCGCCCGAGCGGGGCGACGCCGTCGATGCACCTGCACGGTCTCGGCGTCGTGCCCGCCGCGCGGGGGCGGGGTCTGGGTGCCGCGATCACCGCGACGGCCGCACGGCGCGCCCTGCACGCCGGCGCGCCGTGGGTCTCGCTGGGCATGTACGCGGACAACGTCCACGCGCGCCGGGTCTACGACGCCCTGGGATTCCGGGTGGACGTCGAGAACGCGGGCTACGGGCCACCGGGCGTCACCCACCCGTGAGCCCCGGGCCGGCGGGCGGCCCTCCCGCCGGTCCCACCCGCCGGGCTGTCTCTCGCCGGGCGGTCCTCGCTCACCTTGGCTAGCGTCGGCCTGCCGGAGCTCAGGAGGGCGGACGATGACGCTGCAGGACAAGGTCGCGCTGGTCACGGGTGCGGGATCGGGCATCGGGCGGGCCACCGCGGTGCGCCTCGCGCAGGACGGTGCGACGGTCGTCGCGCTGGGGCACAGCCAGGGCAGCGCCGACGACGTCGCCGAGGAGATCCGCAGCGGCGGTGGCACCGTGCTCGCGGTGGCCGCGGACGTCGGTGACGCCGCCGCCGTGCGCGACGTCTACGCGCGGGTCGAGCGCGACCTGGGACGCCTGGACGTGGTCGTCGCGAACGCGGGCGTCAACGGCGTGTGGGCGCCGCTCGACCAGCTCGAGCCGGAGGAGTGGCAGTCCACCCTCACCACCAACCTCACGGGCACGTTCCTCACCGTGCGCTACGCCGTGCCGCTGCTCGTGCGGCAGGGGGGAGCGGTCGTGGTCGTCTCGTCGATGAACGGGACCCGGACCTTCACC
This window harbors:
- a CDS encoding RelA/SpoT family protein, giving the protein MADKLGAGTDAVTSPVPVVPAPAEAQTAGTGANGSHESETSPGSTSRVRARLARLSGRSVPAYPALEPVLQAVRTNHPKADLSVIEQAYVVAEHAHRGQLRKSGDPYITHPVAVATILAELGMTPSTIVAALLHDTVEDTEYSLEQLRSDFGPEVAMLVDGVTKLDKVAYGDAAQSETVRKMVVAMSRDIRVLVIKLADRLHNARTWKFVSAASAEKKARETLEIYAPLAHRLGMNTIKWELEDLSFATLYPKVYDEIVHLVAERAPAREEYLATVRDQVGADLRTAKIKATVTGRPKHYYSIYQKMIVRGRDFTDIYDLVGVRVLVDTVRDCYAALGALHARWNPVPGRFKDYIAMPKFNLYQSLHTTVIGPGGKPVEIQIRTHDMHRRAEYGVAAHWKYKETTKSNGPQDAAGNDMTWLRQLVDWQRETADPAEFLDLLRDEIAGAEVYVFTPKGDVQALPAGSTPVDFAYAVHTEVGHRTMGARVNGRLVPLDSTLENGDVVEVFTSKSETAGPSRDWLAFVKSPRARNKIRQWFTKERREEAIEHGKDAIAKAMRKQNLPIQRLMSHEALVALANEMRFADVSALYAAVGEGQASAASVVQRLVHSLGGEPAQEEDLAEAARPGATGRRVRSGDPGVVVKGVEDVWVKLAKCCTPVPGDDIIGFVTRGAGVSVHRTDCLNVDALRRQPERIVDVEWTHTSSQLFLVQIQVEALDRSRLLSDVTRVLSDHHVNILSASVSTSRDRVALSRFVFEMAEPSHLTSVLSAVRKVEGVFDVYRVTGSRGAEEPAIRA
- a CDS encoding type IV toxin-antitoxin system AbiEi family antitoxin — encoded protein: MTLCDTTTTPAPLHRLRPRVAAPGPDVVRRDDVPPWAWTGLHLDGALVHLWRDTARVTGTPEDRALRASAFAPLVPRRGVVGRLSAAWVHAGGTPPDRVTVLVRSGARRPRPHPHRVSAEADLVDEDLLTVGGVLVTTLTRTAVDVARWVHPHTAVPVLRALVTQGLDPDDARRRIEAHAPGRGLRAARVTLRLV
- a CDS encoding DUF349 domain-containing protein; protein product: MTEHPTTSSTDDAEQAPPLAGDPADTSAGVTDAPAPEAAADVADVAPAPQDTAHEPDASTTEVPAEAGTPPVDDAGTDAAAAQDAAPEVSETTSDITGTDAPQDAAPDATDDAPQAPASDAPEAPATESTEAPSGDVAPSGDEAPSGDEAPSPAPDADAPAPAPAPRPSPAAMRPVPRPLPRPSAVAASPSGPVVPVPTPDEEAAAAHAATFGRVDEDGTVHVVEAAGERVVGQFPGASAPEALALYVRRFLDLQAKVALFDARLSATDLSVKEIDQTLARLTEELAEPAAVGDLDALRARLEGLRARAAERRAQADAERAAAREAAVAARTQIVEQAEKIAATDPSRIQWRPAGEQLRTLLDQWKDAQRSGPRIDRPTEESLWKRFSHARTTFDRERRHFFAELESRNSEAKAVKEQLVADAERLATSTDWGATSAAFRDLMTRWKAAGRASRQVDDALWARFRAAQDAFFAARDAANQAIDEEFRANLQVKEALLVEAEALLPVRDLGAAKAALRSLQDRWDAAGKVPRADVQRVEGRMRAVESAVRDADSAQWRRSNPETRARAEGAAAQLEQAIAGLEADLEAAQAAGDQRRVKEAQAALDARRAWLEQVQRAAQDARG
- a CDS encoding peptidylprolyl isomerase, translating into MSSKREREYERRRYEKLHERQLQAQRARQRRTRVVAGGVVAVLALGLGAVAVVNLSRDADQQTAAPTDGDATAPAAPATYPPRTGNGGVVPDATLAEDRTWTGTITTSAGDVGIELDGQAAPQAVANFVTLAAEGYFDDTICHRLVPQGIYVLQCGDPTATGTGGPGYSWGPVENAPADDVYPAGTIAMARIGGDAESMGSQFFLVYEDSQIPSDAAGGYTVFGHITSGLDVVKAIADAGTQDGSERPVTDVTIEGVEIQ
- a CDS encoding MBL fold metallo-hydrolase, coding for MELLTVVAPVFATRCSVLVAQDGACVVVDPGAGAGAQVRALVEARRLTPRAVLVTHGHADHTWDAPALSRELDVPVLLHAGDAYRLDDPFGTLGVLDPRHDPSGPLAQALRAAGVDVASWRAPERVEPFGAAAAGRTPDVELDLGGVRVLARHAPGHTEGSTMYLFDGGEADPVVLSGDVLFAGGIGRTDLPGGDPAAMATTLREVVATLPPASRVLPGHGPATDVATELATNPYLPRAR